In the Methylomonas rhizoryzae genome, one interval contains:
- a CDS encoding oxygen-binding di-iron domain-containing protein codes for MKSTKIYEGNYQWIMFGRDPHKPQKLIDTNQYMIRTDKRCLLMEPGGVELFAPMLSAVLHYAPVEEITDLFASHQDPDIVSSLGLWDQVLPNAKLHAPKIWEGFIRHFGCENIDYVGIPDHGGTINLGALEIEFIPAHYLHATANFHVYDPQAKILMSGDVGASLESNESPLFVENFEAHIEKMRYFHQRWMPSNQAKRAWIERVRGLDIDIIAPQHGRMFKGDDVKRFLEWFDGLQVGIAV; via the coding sequence ATGAAATCGACCAAAATTTATGAAGGCAATTATCAATGGATAATGTTTGGTAGAGATCCGCACAAGCCTCAAAAGCTTATCGATACCAATCAATATATGATTCGCACCGACAAGCGTTGTTTGCTGATGGAGCCCGGTGGCGTGGAGCTGTTTGCGCCGATGTTGTCGGCGGTGCTGCATTATGCACCTGTCGAGGAAATCACCGATTTGTTTGCGTCGCACCAAGATCCGGATATCGTATCCTCCTTGGGTTTATGGGATCAGGTGTTGCCTAACGCTAAACTGCATGCCCCGAAAATTTGGGAGGGTTTTATTCGGCATTTCGGCTGTGAAAATATCGACTATGTCGGCATTCCGGATCATGGCGGCACTATTAATCTGGGAGCTTTAGAGATTGAATTCATTCCTGCACATTATTTGCATGCGACAGCGAATTTTCATGTTTACGATCCGCAGGCAAAAATTTTGATGTCCGGTGACGTGGGGGCGTCGCTGGAGTCAAACGAGTCTCCTTTATTCGTAGAAAATTTCGAAGCGCATATCGAAAAAATGCGATATTTTCATCAGCGTTGGATGCCCTCTAATCAAGCTAAACGTGCATGGATAGAGCGTGTGCGTGGCTTGGATATCGACATCATTGCCCCCCAGCACGGCCGAATGTTCAAAGGCGACGATGTCAAGCGCTTTCTGGAATGGTTCGACGGTTTACAAGTTGGTATTGCCGTATAA
- the ybeY gene encoding rRNA maturation RNase YbeY, giving the protein MNFLEVQIATECANIPGEQQFQYWVDTVLSDATRDSEIVIRLVDFAESAELNQQFRNKTGPTNILSFPFEPPAEVESDLLGDLVICAPLIAEEALQQHKPIDHHWAHITVHGILHLLGYDHIAEQDAEEMEAVEVRILTVLHIPDPYQEASTP; this is encoded by the coding sequence ATGAATTTCCTAGAAGTACAAATTGCAACCGAATGCGCGAATATTCCGGGCGAGCAGCAGTTCCAATACTGGGTGGATACGGTGTTGAGCGACGCAACCCGAGATAGCGAAATTGTGATTCGTCTGGTCGACTTTGCCGAAAGCGCCGAATTAAACCAACAATTTCGGAATAAAACCGGGCCGACCAATATCTTGTCTTTTCCTTTCGAGCCGCCGGCGGAAGTCGAGTCCGATTTACTCGGCGATTTGGTAATCTGTGCCCCGCTTATTGCCGAAGAAGCCTTGCAGCAACATAAACCCATTGACCATCATTGGGCCCATATCACCGTACACGGTATACTGCACTTATTAGGTTACGATCACATCGCAGAGCAGGACGCCGAGGAGATGGAGGCCGTGGAAGTCAGAATCTTAACAGTATTGCATATCCCAGATCCCTATCAGGAAGCGAGTACGCCATGA
- the tolR gene encoding protein TolR, whose protein sequence is MAEINVVPYIDVTFVLLIIFMITAPLVQTGVDVDLPQAEAESVDLQDQTPVIVSIKKDGSFYVDIGNGDEEADTPVDEDALRTRVAAVFRNNPKAQLYVRGDHEVDYGSIVKVMVELKKTGAPKVGLMTSPPPEQ, encoded by the coding sequence ATGGCTGAAATTAACGTTGTTCCGTATATCGACGTTACCTTTGTGCTTTTAATCATCTTCATGATCACCGCACCTTTAGTCCAGACAGGCGTAGACGTCGATTTGCCGCAAGCCGAGGCGGAATCGGTCGATTTGCAAGATCAGACTCCGGTGATCGTATCGATCAAAAAGGATGGTAGCTTTTACGTTGATATTGGCAATGGCGACGAAGAAGCCGATACCCCGGTAGACGAGGATGCTTTGCGAACTCGGGTAGCAGCGGTGTTTCGCAATAATCCCAAAGCTCAGTTATATGTGCGCGGCGACCACGAGGTCGATTACGGCAGTATCGTAAAAGTGATGGTCGAATTGAAAAAAACCGGTGCGCCCAAAGTCGGTTTGATGACATCGCCGCCGCCCGAACAATGA
- a CDS encoding PhoH family protein, with amino-acid sequence MLNTAEFTQEITLLPADIQRLSNLCGQLDVHLRQIEQRLHVDISNRSNRFQITGIDAAVKAACAVVQKLFELAEKEEITPEQVHLSLQDANIDQLLAADSGTKTEPVAIKTKRGFIKGRGHNQQDYLRKILTHDINFGVGPAGTGKTYLAVACAVEALQNEYVRRIVLVRPAVEAGEKLGFLPGDMAQKVDPYLRPLYDALYDMLGFERVEKLLEKNVIEVAPLAFMRGRTLNDSFIILDEAQNTTTEQIKMFLTRVGFGSTAVITGDVTQIDLPSEKMSGLKHVLKVLKDVEGISFTFFGVKDVVRHPLVQRIVAAYDRYEQQEASRSNP; translated from the coding sequence ATGTTGAACACAGCCGAATTCACTCAAGAAATCACGTTATTACCCGCCGACATTCAGCGCTTATCCAACCTATGCGGTCAGTTGGATGTGCATTTAAGGCAAATCGAACAAAGGTTGCATGTCGATATTTCTAATCGCAGCAATCGTTTCCAAATTACCGGCATAGACGCAGCGGTAAAGGCGGCTTGTGCAGTGGTGCAAAAATTGTTCGAGCTGGCGGAAAAAGAAGAAATTACTCCGGAACAAGTCCACCTCAGTTTGCAGGACGCCAATATCGATCAATTATTGGCTGCGGATTCCGGAACGAAAACGGAGCCGGTTGCCATCAAGACTAAGCGCGGCTTCATTAAAGGACGCGGGCACAATCAACAGGACTATCTGCGTAAAATTCTGACTCACGACATTAATTTCGGCGTAGGTCCGGCCGGTACCGGCAAGACCTATTTAGCGGTCGCCTGCGCGGTGGAAGCCTTACAAAATGAATATGTCAGACGTATCGTGCTGGTACGCCCGGCAGTGGAAGCCGGGGAAAAATTGGGCTTTCTGCCGGGCGATATGGCGCAAAAGGTAGACCCTTATTTGCGTCCGTTGTACGATGCCCTGTACGACATGTTAGGTTTCGAACGGGTCGAAAAGTTATTGGAAAAAAACGTGATAGAAGTTGCCCCCTTGGCTTTTATGCGGGGTAGAACGCTGAACGATTCTTTTATTATCCTGGACGAAGCGCAGAATACGACGACCGAGCAAATCAAAATGTTTTTGACTCGCGTCGGTTTCGGTTCCACTGCGGTTATTACCGGCGATGTCACCCAAATCGATTTGCCCAGCGAAAAGATGTCCGGGTTGAAGCACGTATTGAAAGTGTTAAAAGACGTAGAGGGTATTAGTTTCACGTTTTTTGGCGTAAAAGACGTGGTCAGGCATCCCTTGGTACAGCGCATCGTCGCGGCATACGACCGCTACGAACAACAGGAAGCGTCCCGCTCCAATCCATGA
- the miaB gene encoding tRNA (N6-isopentenyl adenosine(37)-C2)-methylthiotransferase MiaB, with product MAQKLYIQTNGCQMNEYDSDKMRDVLQASHGMEFTENPELADVLLLNTCSIREKAQEKVFSAVGRWKKIKDKRPDVIIGVGGCVASQEGAAIQQRAPYVDIVFGPQTLHRLPELLNQARNGVKHVVDISFPEIEKFDNLPEPRAEGPKAFVSVMEGCSKYCTYCVVPYTRGEEVSRPLADVVAEVETLAKQGVREVNLLGQNVNAYRGVLPDGEIAGFALLLHFVAAVDGIDRIRFTTSHPLEFTDDIIDAFAEIPKLVNHLHLPVQSGSDRILAEMKRGHKRADYLEIMRKIKAVRPGISLSSDFIVGFPGETDQDFEDTMSLIEEVGYDFSYSFIFSARPGTPAAEFPDSVAMDVKEQRLQRLQQRLAEMTLAISESMVGSVQSVLVEGKSKKNPLHLTGRTENNRVVNFAAHPRLIGQFVDVLITEALPNSLRGRIVESSLDGIVAKVAC from the coding sequence ATGGCGCAAAAGCTTTACATACAGACAAACGGTTGTCAGATGAACGAATACGATTCCGACAAGATGCGGGACGTATTGCAGGCCTCGCACGGCATGGAGTTTACCGAAAATCCGGAGCTTGCCGACGTATTGTTGTTGAACACGTGTTCGATTCGGGAAAAAGCGCAAGAGAAGGTGTTCTCGGCAGTAGGCCGCTGGAAAAAAATCAAAGACAAACGCCCTGACGTGATTATCGGCGTGGGCGGTTGCGTAGCCAGTCAAGAAGGCGCAGCGATTCAACAGCGCGCACCTTATGTCGATATCGTCTTCGGTCCGCAAACCTTGCATCGCTTGCCGGAATTGTTGAATCAGGCGCGCAATGGGGTTAAACACGTCGTCGACATTTCGTTTCCGGAAATAGAAAAGTTCGACAATTTACCCGAGCCACGGGCAGAAGGGCCTAAGGCTTTCGTATCGGTGATGGAAGGCTGCAGCAAATATTGCACTTATTGCGTAGTTCCTTATACCCGCGGCGAAGAAGTCAGCCGGCCGCTTGCCGATGTCGTTGCGGAAGTCGAAACCTTAGCAAAACAAGGCGTCAGGGAAGTCAATTTGCTGGGACAAAACGTAAATGCGTACCGCGGTGTTCTACCGGACGGCGAAATTGCCGGTTTCGCATTGCTGCTGCATTTTGTTGCAGCGGTCGACGGTATCGATAGAATTCGGTTCACGACCTCGCATCCCCTGGAGTTTACCGATGACATCATCGACGCGTTCGCCGAAATTCCGAAATTGGTCAACCATTTACACCTGCCGGTGCAAAGCGGCAGCGACCGCATATTGGCGGAAATGAAGCGCGGCCATAAGCGGGCGGATTATTTGGAAATTATGCGCAAAATTAAGGCGGTGCGTCCCGGAATTTCACTTTCCTCCGACTTTATCGTCGGGTTTCCGGGCGAAACCGATCAAGATTTCGAGGACACTATGTCGCTAATAGAAGAAGTAGGTTACGACTTTTCCTATAGTTTCATATTTAGTGCGCGGCCCGGCACCCCCGCCGCCGAATTTCCGGATAGCGTTGCCATGGATGTGAAAGAGCAACGCCTGCAACGTTTGCAGCAGCGTTTGGCGGAAATGACGCTGGCGATATCCGAGAGTATGGTAGGTTCAGTGCAAAGCGTTCTGGTGGAAGGTAAGTCCAAGAAAAATCCGCTGCATTTGACCGGGCGCACGGAAAACAATCGAGTCGTTAATTTCGCGGCACATCCGCGTCTGATCGGTCAGTTCGTCGACGTGCTGATTACCGAAGCGCTACCTAATTCTCTACGCGGCCGGATAGTGGAATCTTCGCTTGACGGCATAGTGGCTAAGGTTGCATGTTGA
- the pal gene encoding peptidoglycan-associated lipoprotein Pal: MKFSKSCLALAMLAVLASGCGSTDEESSFTEGQGSDASTSGYNNGSMSGSQFGNGDGYSSGYGSGSGSNLGPEFSDPNNPLSKQVIYFELDSSQVKQEFVPVVAAHAQYLASHPNQHVILAGHADERGSSEYNIALGEQRAKAVERMMRAQGVTAGQLEIVSYGEEKPASAGHDESAWQMNRRVEVGYQ, encoded by the coding sequence ATGAAATTCAGTAAATCTTGTTTGGCCTTGGCAATGCTGGCGGTATTGGCGTCCGGTTGCGGTTCGACGGACGAAGAAAGCAGTTTCACCGAAGGGCAAGGTAGCGACGCTTCGACCAGCGGTTATAACAACGGGTCAATGTCCGGTAGCCAATTCGGTAACGGAGACGGCTATTCGTCCGGATACGGTTCGGGTTCCGGCAGTAATTTGGGCCCGGAGTTTAGCGACCCGAACAATCCTCTGTCCAAACAAGTCATCTACTTCGAGTTGGATAGCAGCCAAGTCAAACAGGAATTCGTTCCGGTCGTTGCCGCACACGCTCAGTATTTGGCCTCGCATCCGAATCAACACGTGATTTTGGCCGGCCATGCCGATGAACGCGGTTCCAGCGAATACAACATCGCTTTAGGCGAACAGCGCGCTAAAGCGGTGGAGCGCATGATGCGCGCGCAAGGCGTAACCGCCGGCCAATTGGAAATTGTCAGTTACGGCGAAGAAAAACCGGCGTCCGCCGGCCATGACGAGTCGGCCTGGCAAATGAATCGTCGGGTCGAAGTAGGCTATCAATGA
- the tolA gene encoding cell envelope integrity protein TolA, with the protein MRKFGPSLVLAVLLHVLIFAVFLLSFNFSAEPETAQISPADIIEATVLDGAEIDAEAERLRQAEEIQRVMEQQRQQAIEEARNKEQQMLEQAKAQRVLEEKKALEQAEKLKREALEERKQQERLEAERRQEEQRLEEARQQRLLEEKKAKQAAEVAEKQRQAKLLAEKQRAEEAARAAAEAKARAEQEKQAALLAEKAKQEAQVKAEKAAVEKAEQHKKEKLAAEAKARKEAEAKAEAEAEAKAERERLALETAAKAKAEAAAKAKAEAEAKAKAEKEKLAAEAAAKAKAEAAAKAKVEAEAKAEKEKLAAEAVAKAKAEAAAKAKAEADAKAKAEKERLAAEAAVKAKAEAAAKAKAEADAKAKAEKERLAAEAAAKAKAELAAKAKAEAEAKAKAEKERLAAETAARAKAEAEAKAEKERLAAEAAAKAKAEQERQAAEAAAAAKAEQERQAAAAAEEARINQLIKNKTEAAWIRPMSAAAGLKCAIQVKLLPGGDVMDAVVVESSGDPVFDRSAENAVRKATPLPVPQDKVLFNQKYRVFKLIFNPG; encoded by the coding sequence ATGAGAAAATTCGGACCTTCGCTAGTGTTGGCCGTGCTGTTGCACGTGCTCATTTTCGCCGTTTTTTTATTGAGTTTTAATTTCAGCGCTGAGCCCGAAACGGCGCAAATCTCTCCGGCCGACATTATCGAAGCGACTGTTTTGGACGGAGCGGAAATCGATGCCGAGGCGGAGCGCTTAAGGCAGGCGGAAGAAATCCAACGTGTAATGGAACAGCAGCGACAACAAGCCATAGAAGAGGCTCGAAATAAAGAGCAGCAAATGTTGGAGCAGGCTAAAGCTCAGCGGGTATTAGAAGAAAAAAAAGCCCTGGAGCAAGCGGAAAAGTTAAAGCGTGAAGCCTTGGAGGAACGCAAGCAACAAGAACGGCTGGAGGCCGAGAGAAGACAGGAAGAGCAACGATTAGAAGAAGCCCGGCAACAGCGGTTGTTGGAAGAGAAAAAGGCTAAACAAGCGGCCGAGGTCGCAGAAAAACAGCGGCAAGCCAAATTGCTTGCTGAAAAGCAACGAGCTGAGGAGGCGGCACGAGCCGCTGCGGAGGCTAAAGCAAGAGCCGAACAAGAAAAACAAGCTGCACTGCTAGCTGAAAAAGCTAAGCAGGAAGCGCAAGTCAAGGCGGAAAAAGCGGCAGTTGAAAAAGCCGAACAGCATAAAAAGGAAAAACTGGCCGCAGAAGCAAAGGCTAGAAAAGAGGCTGAGGCGAAAGCGGAGGCCGAGGCCGAGGCAAAAGCGGAAAGAGAGCGGTTGGCCCTAGAGACTGCCGCCAAGGCGAAGGCCGAAGCGGCGGCTAAAGCCAAAGCGGAGGCAGAGGCTAAGGCTAAAGCCGAAAAAGAGAAATTGGCTGCCGAAGCTGCCGCTAAGGCAAAAGCCGAGGCGGCGGCTAAAGCCAAAGTGGAGGCAGAGGCTAAAGCCGAAAAAGAAAAATTGGCTGCCGAAGCCGTTGCCAAGGCAAAGGCCGAGGCGGCGGCTAAAGCCAAAGCGGAGGCGGACGCCAAGGCTAAAGCGGAAAAAGAGAGACTGGCTGCCGAGGCTGCCGTCAAGGCAAAGGCCGAAGCGGCGGCTAAAGCCAAAGCGGAGGCGGATGCCAAGGCTAAAGCGGAAAAAGAGAGACTGGCCGCCGAGGCCGCCGCCAAGGCAAAGGCCGAGTTAGCGGCTAAGGCCAAAGCGGAGGCGGAAGCCAAGGCTAAAGCGGAAAAAGAGAGACTGGCCGCCGAAACCGCCGCCAGGGCAAAGGCTGAAGCCGAAGCTAAAGCCGAGAAAGAGCGTCTAGCCGCGGAAGCAGCCGCTAAAGCTAAGGCGGAACAAGAAAGGCAAGCGGCAGAGGCCGCTGCTGCGGCCAAGGCTGAACAAGAGCGTCAAGCTGCGGCGGCAGCCGAAGAAGCACGTATTAATCAATTGATCAAAAATAAAACCGAGGCGGCTTGGATAAGACCGATGAGTGCTGCAGCCGGTCTGAAGTGCGCAATTCAGGTAAAATTACTACCTGGCGGCGATGTCATGGATGCCGTCGTGGTCGAAAGTAGCGGCGATCCCGTATTCGATCGATCTGCGGAAAATGCGGTCAGAAAAGCAACGCCTTTACCGGTGCCGCAAGACAAAGTGTTGTTCAATCAAAAATATCGCGTGTTCAAATTGATATTCAATCCTGGTTAG
- the tolB gene encoding Tol-Pal system beta propeller repeat protein TolB, whose amino-acid sequence MKLFANIFCMSVLILISECASAEGLTIEITKGAQTAVPIAIVPFAQQGSIGNVKLSDVIDSDLAGSGFFKTLAEEDMLTQPSEPDKVNFRDWQALGQDYLTIGQIQGNGNSFNIEFHLFNVHNGQLLMGYRLTVGPQELRRAAHHISDLIYEKLTGRKGVFNTRIAYVTSAARGSGKQYMLQVADADGYNPRTIAESPEPIMAPAWSPDASKIAYVSFHTKRSAIYVQTLANGQRESVAAYPGINGAPAFSPDGSKLAITLSKDGSPDIYVLNLATRGLTRLTSGLSIDTEPTWSPDGSSIVFTSDMGGKPQLYSIPISGGRATRLTFQGDYNARGRFSPDGRSLAMVNGSGGRYRIAVLDLASRTTTLLSEGNLDESPSFAPNGAMILFAANRGGRSVLSVVASDGAMQQKLDFQSGGVREPAWAP is encoded by the coding sequence ATGAAACTATTCGCAAACATATTCTGCATGAGCGTTCTGATTTTGATATCCGAATGTGCAAGCGCGGAAGGGCTCACAATAGAAATTACCAAAGGCGCGCAAACGGCGGTGCCGATCGCCATCGTGCCCTTTGCACAACAAGGCAGCATAGGCAATGTCAAGCTTTCCGATGTGATCGATTCGGACCTGGCCGGCAGCGGTTTTTTTAAAACCTTGGCCGAGGAAGATATGCTCACTCAGCCAAGCGAGCCTGACAAAGTCAATTTTCGCGATTGGCAAGCGCTGGGCCAGGATTACTTGACAATAGGTCAAATCCAGGGCAACGGCAATAGCTTCAACATCGAATTTCACTTGTTCAACGTTCATAACGGCCAGTTATTGATGGGTTATCGCCTGACTGTCGGTCCCCAAGAGCTGCGGCGCGCGGCCCACCATATCAGCGACTTGATTTACGAGAAACTTACCGGGCGTAAAGGTGTTTTCAACACGCGCATCGCCTATGTGACTAGTGCGGCGCGCGGAAGCGGCAAGCAATACATGCTGCAAGTGGCCGATGCCGACGGTTACAATCCCAGGACCATAGCGGAGTCGCCGGAACCTATCATGGCGCCGGCGTGGTCGCCCGATGCCAGCAAAATCGCTTACGTATCGTTCCATACCAAGCGCTCGGCTATATATGTGCAGACTTTGGCGAACGGGCAGCGGGAAAGCGTTGCCGCATATCCCGGAATCAATGGTGCGCCGGCGTTTTCGCCTGATGGCAGTAAACTGGCAATTACCTTGTCCAAGGACGGTAGCCCGGATATTTACGTATTGAATTTGGCTACGCGCGGATTAACCCGGTTGACCTCCGGCTTGTCGATTGATACCGAGCCGACCTGGTCGCCCGACGGCAGTTCCATTGTGTTCACTTCCGACATGGGCGGAAAACCGCAGCTTTACAGCATTCCGATTTCGGGGGGCAGAGCGACTCGCTTGACATTTCAAGGCGACTACAACGCTAGGGGACGATTTTCTCCGGACGGCCGTAGCTTGGCGATGGTCAACGGCAGCGGCGGGCGTTACCGGATTGCCGTGTTGGACTTGGCTTCTCGCACGACGACCTTGCTAAGCGAGGGTAACTTGGATGAATCTCCGAGTTTTGCGCCGAACGGGGCGATGATATTGTTCGCGGCAAACCGTGGTGGACGTTCGGTATTATCAGTAGTCGCTAGCGACGGCGCGATGCAGCAAAAATTGGATTTCCAAAGCGGCGGCGTCCGCGAACCGGCCTGGGCCCCTTAA
- the ybgF gene encoding tol-pal system protein YbgF: MKKNALLMLCASIGVSADACAVQPNSDAYGNSVNYAAPAESASDSAVFELLGRLEQLQLEVQQLRGMVEEQAQTIADLERKQGNMYSDLDERLQLLSAQPASAQALAAQTPNPVVAAPPAAEASQPSPQAVAQAAAAQPAAVSEAPKSAPAPSASEQDRYKEAYDTLRNGHNGQAIQMLQALLADFPAGAYSDNAQYWLGEAYKIERDYDKSRLAFAKVVSNYPNSSKVPDALLKLGYIEIEQQNPAKARDYLTRVTTGYPGTTAAHLAAKKLAQLPQ, translated from the coding sequence ATGAAAAAAAACGCACTTCTAATGCTGTGCGCAAGCATCGGAGTCAGCGCCGACGCTTGCGCGGTTCAGCCTAATAGCGATGCTTATGGCAATAGCGTTAATTACGCGGCACCTGCCGAATCGGCGAGTGACAGCGCTGTTTTCGAGTTGTTAGGACGTTTGGAACAACTGCAATTGGAAGTGCAGCAACTGCGCGGCATGGTGGAAGAGCAGGCGCAAACTATCGCCGACTTGGAACGCAAGCAAGGCAATATGTATTCCGATTTGGACGAAAGATTACAGTTGCTTTCCGCCCAACCGGCATCTGCTCAAGCTTTAGCAGCGCAAACGCCGAATCCGGTAGTTGCCGCTCCGCCGGCGGCGGAGGCCAGTCAGCCGTCGCCGCAAGCTGTCGCTCAGGCTGCGGCCGCACAACCGGCAGCGGTTAGCGAAGCGCCTAAATCCGCGCCCGCGCCGTCAGCCAGTGAGCAAGACCGTTACAAAGAGGCTTACGATACCCTGCGCAACGGTCATAATGGTCAGGCAATTCAAATGCTGCAAGCTTTGTTGGCCGATTTTCCGGCCGGCGCTTATAGCGATAATGCGCAGTATTGGTTAGGGGAGGCCTACAAAATCGAGCGCGATTACGATAAATCCCGTCTAGCCTTCGCCAAAGTAGTCAGTAATTACCCGAATAGCAGCAAAGTTCCGGATGCCTTGCTGAAATTGGGTTATATCGAAATCGAACAACAAAATCCCGCAAAAGCCCGCGACTATTTGACGCGGGTGACTACCGGTTACCCCGGCACTACCGCTGCGCATTTGGCGGCCAAAAAACTGGCTCAACTGCCGCAATAA
- the queC gene encoding 7-cyano-7-deazaguanine synthase QueC, which produces MPVENKLTAKSAIVLLSGGLDSITVLAGAQRQGYLCHALSFNYGQRHNAELAAAKRIAHQYQVQSHKIIELGLGNIGGSALTDPHIDVPLTPQPGIPVTYVPARNTLFLAFALAWAEVLELQDIFIGVNAVDYSGYPDCRPEFIQAFQTMANLATKAGVEGREIRIHTPLIDLSKAQIIARGLALGVDYSATVSCYAADADGRACGSCDACRLRKAGFEALKRPDPTRYQCNNS; this is translated from the coding sequence ATGCCCGTGGAAAATAAGCTAACGGCTAAGTCCGCTATCGTTTTACTGTCCGGAGGATTGGATTCCATTACAGTATTGGCCGGTGCGCAACGGCAGGGTTACCTCTGTCATGCGTTAAGCTTTAATTACGGTCAAAGGCATAACGCCGAACTGGCTGCGGCTAAGCGTATCGCTCACCAGTATCAGGTGCAGTCGCACAAGATCATCGAATTGGGCTTGGGCAATATTGGCGGCTCGGCTTTGACGGACCCGCATATCGATGTGCCGCTGACCCCGCAGCCAGGTATTCCTGTCACCTATGTGCCGGCTCGCAACACCCTATTTTTGGCGTTTGCATTAGCTTGGGCCGAAGTTTTGGAGTTGCAGGATATTTTCATTGGAGTGAATGCGGTGGATTACTCCGGCTATCCGGACTGCCGCCCGGAATTCATTCAAGCGTTCCAAACCATGGCAAATCTTGCGACCAAAGCCGGCGTCGAAGGGCGGGAAATCCGCATTCACACGCCGCTAATCGATTTAAGCAAGGCGCAAATCATTGCGCGCGGGCTGGCGTTGGGCGTTGATTATTCCGCTACCGTATCGTGTTATGCGGCCGATGCGGACGGTAGAGCTTGCGGTAGTTGCGATGCCTGTCGCTTACGCAAGGCTGGCTTCGAGGCTTTGAAGCGGCCGGACCCAACTCGTTATCAGTGCAACAATTCTTAA
- a CDS encoding chemotaxis protein, whose product MQINHEKSQFIAVASIAAELTSVMEVAKEISLAAANAKAIAFRAGEKAKGFQPITDYINELAKDAMDLVTRIHEHATQLYRMTVSEHRMTYTSAQLQKIAAAVATTKAPYAYSLAEPIRRFEERRKDEYFAFVDQASGLVMQLTEIMYPARAARVIAANSRIEASQAGEYMQSLQAVAESVDNAAQVINDKVHKCRSALGLITNTH is encoded by the coding sequence ATGCAAATCAATCATGAGAAATCCCAATTTATTGCGGTAGCGTCCATTGCGGCCGAATTAACCTCGGTAATGGAAGTGGCCAAAGAAATTTCATTGGCTGCCGCGAACGCCAAAGCTATTGCCTTTCGAGCCGGGGAGAAGGCCAAAGGTTTTCAACCGATTACCGACTACATCAACGAGCTGGCCAAAGATGCGATGGATCTGGTTACCCGCATCCACGAGCACGCTACCCAACTGTACCGAATGACGGTAAGCGAACACCGCATGACCTACACGAGTGCTCAATTGCAAAAAATAGCCGCCGCGGTTGCGACGACCAAAGCGCCCTATGCGTACTCGTTAGCTGAACCTATCCGCCGGTTCGAAGAAAGGCGTAAGGATGAATATTTTGCTTTTGTCGATCAGGCTAGTGGTTTGGTGATGCAGCTGACCGAGATCATGTATCCCGCCCGGGCGGCACGGGTAATCGCTGCGAATTCTCGAATCGAGGCTTCTCAAGCGGGAGAATATATGCAAAGTCTGCAGGCAGTAGCCGAAAGTGTCGATAACGCCGCGCAAGTTATTAACGATAAAGTGCATAAATGCCGTAGCGCGTTAGGCTTGATCACCAATACTCACTAG
- the queE gene encoding 7-carboxy-7-deazaguanine synthase QueE codes for MSISLRITEIFYSLQGEANTVGIPTVFVRLTGCPLRCAYCDTAYAFNGGERVPLADIVAQVKGFRTKYVTVTGGEPLAQPGCKELLRTLADEDYLVSLETSGAIDLSGVDGRVVKVMDLKTPSSGEMHKNLYGNIEHLTQQDQVKFVIGDDSDYVWSKQQLVDFNLSGRCQVLFSPVMGMMSPTELADRVLADQLPVRFQIQLHKLLWNDARGK; via the coding sequence ATGTCCATTTCGCTCCGTATCACGGAGATTTTTTACTCTTTGCAAGGTGAAGCGAATACGGTCGGAATCCCCACCGTATTCGTGCGCTTGACCGGTTGTCCGTTGCGCTGTGCCTATTGCGATACGGCCTACGCGTTTAACGGCGGCGAACGAGTGCCGTTAGCCGACATTGTTGCTCAGGTTAAAGGGTTCCGTACAAAATATGTGACGGTTACCGGCGGCGAGCCGTTGGCCCAGCCCGGATGCAAGGAATTGCTGCGAACCTTGGCGGATGAAGATTATTTGGTCTCACTAGAAACCAGCGGTGCTATCGACTTATCCGGAGTCGACGGACGCGTGGTTAAGGTGATGGATTTAAAAACCCCGTCATCCGGGGAAATGCACAAAAATTTGTACGGAAATATCGAGCACTTGACGCAACAGGATCAGGTGAAATTTGTAATTGGCGATGACTCCGATTACGTTTGGTCCAAACAACAGTTGGTCGATTTTAATCTTTCGGGTCGTTGTCAGGTCTTGTTCTCGCCGGTGATGGGAATGATGTCACCCACCGAATTAGCGGACCGGGTATTGGCGGACCAATTGCCCGTGCGCTTTCAAATTCAACTGCATAAGCTACTCTGGAACGATGCCCGTGGAAAATAA